From a single Glycine soja cultivar W05 chromosome 19, ASM419377v2, whole genome shotgun sequence genomic region:
- the LOC114399451 gene encoding uncharacterized protein LOC114399451 isoform X1: MGCVEAFPVTYYINMHPSLICTSKRKLCVSTAKLNGDNDPLLLAATASASLRHQETLRPEPLFLDPYAGCFVPHNSPKDVIQDLHPYCLATKFIDDKLLHTVSLIDGLKQLILLTDGMDTRPYRLQLPSSILIFDISPESVFRIAAEKLKASGVGAKMPKGCIFYHIPLESSDIEQAMQFKGYNGSRPSIWALQGFPVMTLANFEEVLSMISSLAMKGSLFVGELPACVAETDIEIKSNTRQWVDKLFMSKGFRVEIINYKGFAERSGKDFVSGHYNNILFVAEQLLHSDDQMESWRREFQRIENEGDEEGFEEL; this comes from the exons ATGGGTTGTGTAGAAGCTTTCCCCGTaacttattatattaatatgcaTCCCTCACTCATATGCACCTCTAAGAGGAAACTGTGTGTTTCTACTGCGAAACTCAACGGCGACAATGACCCATTGCTCCTTGCTGCCACTGCCTCTGCTTCTCTTCGTCACCAGGAAACTCTTCGACCAG AGCCTCTGTTTCTAGATCCATATGCTGGTTGTTTTGTCCCTCATAATAGTCCCAAGGATGTGATTCAGGACTTGCATCCCTATTGTCTTGCAACCAAGTTCATTGATGATAAGCTGCTTCATACAGTGAGCCTTATTGACGGACTAAAGCAG CTAATTTTGTTGACTGATGGCATGGACACACGGCCATACAGACTTCAGTTGCCCTCTTCGATCCTAATATTTGACATATCCCCAGAAAGTGTATTTAGAATTGCAGCTGAGAAACTTAAAG CTTCAGGTGTTGGGGCTAAGATGCCCAAAGGTTGCATATTCTACCATATTCCACTGGAATCATCTGACATAGAGCAGGCTATGCAATTTAAAGGCTATAATGGTAGTAGACCTAGTATATGGGCCTTACAG GGATTTCCAGTGATGACACTGGCAAATTTTGAAGAGGTTTTGTCAATGATAAGCAGTTTGGCCATGAAAGGATCTCTTTTTGTGGGAGAACTTCCTGCCTGCGTAGCTGAGACAGACATAGAAATTAAG TCCAATACAAGGCAATGGGTGGATAAACTATTCATGAGCAAGGGTTTTCGGGTGGAAATTATCAACTACAAAGGGTTTGCAGAGAGAAGTGGTAAAGATTTTGTATCAGGACACTACAATAATATACTATTTGTTGCAGAACAGCTGCTACATTCTGATGATCAG ATGGAGTCATGGAGACGAGAATTTCAAAGGATAGAAAATGAAGGAGATGAAGAAGGTTTTGAAGAGTTATAG
- the LOC114399354 gene encoding indole-3-acetic acid-induced protein ARG2-like — protein MTPSFTNVKIFSSLVLDGFFNALTRRGYAVASQSATKEGVGFMSGKMAPKSGEDNKGVSTYKVSWVPDPVTGYYKPENINEIDPAELRAMLLGKKIDN, from the exons ATGACTCCTTCTTTCACTAACGTCAAAATCTTCTCTTCTCTCGTCCTAGACGGATTCTTCAACGCTCTCACCAG ACGCGGGTACGCGGTGGCATCACAAAGCGCAACAAAGGAAGGAGTGGGCTTTATGAGCGGCAAGATGGCACCAAAGTCAGGGGAAGACAACAAAGGGGTGTCTACGTACAAGGTTTCGTGGGTGCCAGATCCTGTCACTGGTTACTACAAACCCGAGAACATCAACGAGATTGACCCTGCAGAATTGCGCGCGATGCTTCTCGGCAAAAAAATCGACAACTAA
- the LOC114398045 gene encoding UDP-glucuronic acid decarboxylase 2-like encodes MSSSTGLIFRGHEAQPMDDAYYPKPQKPWLSFRYLLREQRLHFLLLGIVLATLFFFLLPSGLHDPFPTPYLEPTRWPTNSPSYDVVSVHSVGKIPLGIKRKGLRIVVTGGAGFVGSHLVDRLIARGDSVIVVDNFFTGRKENVMHHFGNPNFELIRHDVVEPLLLEVDQIYHLACPASPVHYKFNPVKTIKTNVVGTLNMLGLAKRVGARFLLTSTSEVYGDPLEHPQKETYWGNVNPIGVRSCYDEGKRTAETLTMDYHRGAGVEVRIARIFNTYGPRMCLDDGRVVSNFVAQALRKEPLTVYGDGKQTRSFQYVSDLVEGLMRLMEGEHVGPFNLGNPGEFTMLELAKVVQETIDPEAKIEYRPNTEDDPHKRKPDISRAKEQLGWEPKVDLRKGLPLMVSDFRQRIFGDQKEGTTSA; translated from the exons ATGTCTTCGTCTACGGGCTTGATTTTCCGAGGGCACGAGGCCCAACCCATGGACGACGCCTATTACCCGAAGCCGCAGAAGCCATGGCTCTCCTTCCGCTACCTCCTACGCGAACAGCGTCTCCACTTCCTCCTCCTGGGCATTGTCCTCGCcaccctcttcttcttcctcctccccTCTGGCCTCCACGACCCATTCCCCACTCCTTACTTGGAGCCCACCCGCTGGCCCACCAACTCCCCAAGCTACGACGTCGTCTCCGTGCATTCCGTCGGAAAAATCCCTCTGGGGATTAAGCGGAAGGGTCTCCGGATCGTTGTGACCGGTGGGGCCGGGTTCGTCGGTTCCCACTTGGTGGATCGCTTGATTGCCCGCGGAGACAGCGTCATCGTCGTCGACAATTTCTTCACCGGAAGGAAAGAAAACGTCATGCACCATTTCGGCAACCCCAACTTCGAGCTCATTCGACACGACGTCGTTGAGCCTCTCCTGTTAGAGGTCGACCAGATCTACCATCTCGCCTGCCCCGCCTCCCCTGTCCATTACAAGTTTAACCCAGTCAAGACTATC AAGACCAACGTGGTGGGAACGTTGAACATGCTGGGACTGGCTAAAAGAGTGGGGGCCAGGTTCTTGCTGACCAGTACCAGTGAGGTTTACGGAGATCCTCTGGAACATCCTCAGAAGGAGACCTATTGGGGCAACGTTAATCCCATTG GTGTTCGAAGCTGCTATGATGAGGGAAAGCGTACTGCTGAGACGTTGACCATGGACTACCACAGAGGAGCTGGAGTCGAG gtGAGAATAGCTAGGATTTTCAACACCTACGGGCCACGAATGTGCTTAGATGATGGTCGCGTTGTTAGTAACTTCGTTGCTCAG GCACTGAGGAAGGAACCTTTGACCGTTTATGGGGATGGGAAGCAGACTAGGAGTTTCCAATATGTTTCTGACTTG GTGGAGGGGCTGATGCGCCTTATGGAAGGAGAACATGTGGGACCTTTCAATCTTGGAAATCCGGGTGAATTCACCATGCTTGAACTTGCCAAG GTGGTCCAAGAAACAATAGATCCAGAGGCTAAGATAGAGTACAGGCCCAACACTGAGGATGACCCGCACAAGAGAAAGCCTGATATTAGTAGGGCCAAGGAGCAACTGGGTTGGGAACCCAAGGTGGACCTACGCAAGGGACTCCCTCTAATGGTTTCTGACTTCCGACAACGCATTTTTGGGGACCAAAAGGAAGGAACAACCTCTGCCTAA
- the LOC114399451 gene encoding uncharacterized protein LOC114399451 isoform X2, whose amino-acid sequence MGCVEAFPVTYYINMHPSLICTSKRKLCVSTAKLNGDNDPLLLAATASASLRHQETLRPEPLFLDPYAGCFVPHNSPKDVIQDLHPYCLATKFIDDKLLHTVSLIDGLKQLILLTDGMDTRPYRLQLPSSILIFDISPESVFRIAAEKLKGVGAKMPKGCIFYHIPLESSDIEQAMQFKGYNGSRPSIWALQGFPVMTLANFEEVLSMISSLAMKGSLFVGELPACVAETDIEIKSNTRQWVDKLFMSKGFRVEIINYKGFAERSGKDFVSGHYNNILFVAEQLLHSDDQMESWRREFQRIENEGDEEGFEEL is encoded by the exons ATGGGTTGTGTAGAAGCTTTCCCCGTaacttattatattaatatgcaTCCCTCACTCATATGCACCTCTAAGAGGAAACTGTGTGTTTCTACTGCGAAACTCAACGGCGACAATGACCCATTGCTCCTTGCTGCCACTGCCTCTGCTTCTCTTCGTCACCAGGAAACTCTTCGACCAG AGCCTCTGTTTCTAGATCCATATGCTGGTTGTTTTGTCCCTCATAATAGTCCCAAGGATGTGATTCAGGACTTGCATCCCTATTGTCTTGCAACCAAGTTCATTGATGATAAGCTGCTTCATACAGTGAGCCTTATTGACGGACTAAAGCAG CTAATTTTGTTGACTGATGGCATGGACACACGGCCATACAGACTTCAGTTGCCCTCTTCGATCCTAATATTTGACATATCCCCAGAAAGTGTATTTAGAATTGCAGCTGAGAAACTTAAAG GTGTTGGGGCTAAGATGCCCAAAGGTTGCATATTCTACCATATTCCACTGGAATCATCTGACATAGAGCAGGCTATGCAATTTAAAGGCTATAATGGTAGTAGACCTAGTATATGGGCCTTACAG GGATTTCCAGTGATGACACTGGCAAATTTTGAAGAGGTTTTGTCAATGATAAGCAGTTTGGCCATGAAAGGATCTCTTTTTGTGGGAGAACTTCCTGCCTGCGTAGCTGAGACAGACATAGAAATTAAG TCCAATACAAGGCAATGGGTGGATAAACTATTCATGAGCAAGGGTTTTCGGGTGGAAATTATCAACTACAAAGGGTTTGCAGAGAGAAGTGGTAAAGATTTTGTATCAGGACACTACAATAATATACTATTTGTTGCAGAACAGCTGCTACATTCTGATGATCAG ATGGAGTCATGGAGACGAGAATTTCAAAGGATAGAAAATGAAGGAGATGAAGAAGGTTTTGAAGAGTTATAG
- the LOC114400197 gene encoding U3 small nucleolar RNA-associated protein 14 isoform X2 codes for MTEKKRKERDEGNRQRLKPKKKPNTQWKKRGPRLPSSLQKQLHRLNPTTSFDSVDSDDDNDVYEYEEERAEEESKKNKRYDPASVDDDLAQDIEDENVQSDDESEDDDYTGTKRNENAPSDDSGEEDDDRHARMLQAITGMPSEAFEENKKKKKVMKDTVIPELYPESEYNPSRDVVDGDGRISIEDLLNPLREKSGYGKLRKRYQQIEKNAKIIHVPLSKAVQAKVERKAAYEISKKDVTKWQHIIQRNREAPTIFFDENVNLGFSTVGAIASEFEPRTEFEKKIAALVYDEEVMEAHKKDGSKLLEMNKVSIEDEKDRQNRIAKMRSLLFRHEMKAKHIKKIKSRTFHRLLKKDRLKAEASQMQMDPEAAKEYAMKQERQRAEERMTLKHKNHNPWAARIIQRGLHNQDEGTRAAIHEQLQRHAELTRKMKSMKGSSSSSEDSSDEDEDDNSAGSDQDRDYKILGKAKEKTVKVLEEEDEVPKSGLLSLPFMRRGLEKRKEAAVEEANLAFHEYEDSLKKLENTGGSEDLKAASTSGRRVFGMAKAQMSDTSNKVKSDNCYDGSDSEDDLGISKSGNIENEGSDLLHTDVNKDLVVIQDDTDTHRESVFKNIDEIIKNPGPKTTYDVSIFVSDTWKKAKNKNEDMTIKKSPKLTELDMQAIKVTEKEFGEDSDTDCEGQMVDGILSSVSKVPYELPSQEELIRQAFAGDDVDDDFEKDKQEILNEENPEPEKPLLLPGWGQWTHVQQKKGLPSWMLKKHEDAQKKRAEALKKRKDAQLKNVIISEKIDKKAEKLHTKSLPYPFTSQEVFEQSMRVPIGPEFNPATAIGPLNRPEVVKRPGVIIKPIEFEEVNPHEKTEQRSGGDKRKFKKNKVNADNPMKKGKVGRKS; via the exons ATGACAGAGAAGAAGCGGAAGGAGAGGGACGAAGGCAACCGCCAAAGACTGAAGCCGAAGAAGAAGCCAAACACTCAATGGAAGAAGAGAGGCCCTCGTTTGCCCTCATCTCTTCAGAAACAGCTCCACCGTTTAAACCCCACCACTTCCTTCGACAGCGTCGATTCCGATGACGACAATGACGTTTACGAGTACGAGGAAGAACGGGCTGAGGAGGAGTCCAAGAAAAACAAGCGTTACGACCCTGCATCCGTCGACGATGACCTTGCTCAAGATATtgag GATGAGAATGTGCAATCTGATGATGAAAGTGAGGATGATGATTACACCGGGACAAAGAGGAATGAAAATGCTCCAAGTGACGATTCTGGAGAGGAAGACGATGATAGGCATGCAAGGATGCTACAAGCAATTACTGGCATGCCGAGTGAGGCTTTTGAAG agaataagaagaaaaagaaggtgaTGAAGGACACTGTTATACCAGAGCTATATCCAGAGTCTGAATATAATCCTAGTCGTGATGTTGTGGATGGTGACGGACGCATTAGCATAGAAGACCTACTGAATCCTCTTCGTGAAAAATCTGGTTATGGAAAACTTAGGAAGAGATATCAACAAATTGAGAAGAATGCTAAAATTATTCATGTGCCACTTTCAAAGGCAGTTCAAGCTAAGGTAGAGAGGAAGGCAGCATATGAAATATCAAAGAAAGATGTCACCAAGTGGCAGCATATTATTCAGAGAAATAGAGAGGCCCCAACTATTTTCTTTgatgaaaatgtaaatttaGGGTTTTCAACTGTAGGAGCAATAGCTTCTGAATTTGAACCCAGAACTGAATTTGAGAAGAAAATTGCTGCACTAGTTTATGATGAGGAAGTTATGGAAGCTCATAAAAAGGATGGTTCTAAGCTTCTTGAAATGAACAAG GTCTCTATTGAAGATGAGAAGGATAGGCAAAATCGGATTGCTAAAATGCGGAGCCTTCTTTTTCGTCATGAAATGAAGGCAAAGCATATTAAAAAGATTAAGTCTAGAACATTTCATCGTTTGTTGAAGAAAGATAGATTAAAGGCAGAAGCTTCTCAGATGCAAATGGACCCTGAAGCTGCTAAAGAATATGCCATGAAACAAGAGCGTCAAAGGGCTGAG GAACGCATGACGCTGAAACACAAAAACCATAATCCGTGGGCTGCACGTATTATCCAGCGTGGTTTACATAACCAAGATGAAGGAACTCGTGCTGCCATACATGAACAACTTCAAAGGCATGCTGAATTGACTAGAAAAATGAAGTCTATGAAGGGTAGCAGCAGTAGCAGTGAAGATAGCAGTGATGAGGATGAGGATGACAACTCTGCTGGTTCTGATCAGGATAGGGATTACAAGATTTTGGGAAAAGCTAAAGAAAAAACAGTGAAAGTGTTGGAGGAAGAGGATGAAGTTCCCAAATCAGGATTGCTTTCTTTGCCTTTTATG AGGCGTGGAttggagaaaagaaaagaggcaGCTGTTGAAGAAGCCAACCTTGCTTTCCACGAATATGAAGATTCCTTGAAGAAGTTGGAGAATACTGGTGGCTCAGAAGATCTGAAAGCTGCTTCTACCAGTGGCAGAAGAGTATTTGGAATGGCTAAAGCCCAGATGTCTGATACCAGTAATAAGGTAAAATCAGATAATTGCTATGATGGCAGTGATAGTGAGGATGACTTGGGGATCAGCAAAAGTGGCAATATAGAGAATGAGGGAAGCGACCTTTTGCATACGGATGTAAACAAGGATTTGGTTGTAATTCAAGATGACACTGATACTCACCGGGAATCAGTTTTTAAG AATATTGATGAGATTATTAAAAATCCTGGGCCAAAAACTACATATGATGTTTCCATATTTGTTTCAGATACATGGAAAAAg gcaaaaaacaaaaatgaagacATGACTATCAAGAAGTCTCCGAAGCTTACAGAACTAGATATGCAAGCTATAAAA GTTACTGAAAAGGAATTTGGAGAGGATAGTGATACAGATTGTGAAGGACAGATGGTGGATGGAATTCTGTCTTCTGTTTCTAAAGTACCTTATGAACTTCCTTCTCAAGAGGAGCTCATTCGGCAAGCTTTTGCTGGGGATGATGTAGATGATgattttgaaaaagataagcAGGAGATCCTCAACGAAGAAAATCCTGAGCCAGAGAAGCCTCTATTACTTCCTGGCTGGGGCCAGTGGACACATGTACAGCAAAAGAAAGGTTTACCATCTTGGATGCTGAAAAAACATGAAGATGCCCAGAAAAAAAGGGCAGAAGCCCTCAAAAAAAGGAAGGATGCTCAGCtaaaaaatgtgattatatCTGAGAAGATAGACAAGAAG GCTGAGAAACTACATACTAAATCATTGCCATACCCTTTTACTTCCCAAGAGGTCTTTGAACAGAGCATGCGTGTGCCCATCGGACCTGAATTTAATCCAGCAACTGCAATTGGTCCTCTTAACCGGCCGGAA GTGGTGAAGAGACCAGGTGTTATTATAAAACCAATAGAGTTCGAAGAAGTGAATCCTCATGAAAAAACAGAGCAACGGAGTGGAGGAGATAAGCGtaagtttaagaaaaataaagtcaaTGCTGACAATCCCATGAAAAAGGGGAAGGTGGGACGAAAAAGTTAA
- the LOC114400197 gene encoding U3 small nucleolar RNA-associated protein 14 isoform X1 translates to MTEKKRKERDEGNRQRLKPKKKPNTQWKKRGPRLPSSLQKQLHRLNPTTSFDSVDSDDDNDVYEYEEERAEEESKKNKRYDPASVDDDLAQDIEDENVQSDDESEDDDYTGTKRNENAPSDDSGEEDDDRHARMLQAITGMPSEAFEENKKKKKVMKDTVIPELYPESEYNPSRDVVDGDGRISIEDLLNPLREKSGYGKLRKRYQQIEKNAKIIHVPLSKAVQAKVERKAAYEISKKDVTKWQHIIQRNREAPTIFFDENVNLGFSTVGAIASEFEPRTEFEKKIAALVYDEEVMEAHKKDGSKLLEMNKVSIEDEKDRQNRIAKMRSLLFRHEMKAKHIKKIKSRTFHRLLKKDRLKAEASQMQMDPEAAKEYAMKQERQRAEERMTLKHKNHNPWAARIIQRGLHNQDEGTRAAIHEQLQRHAELTRKMKSMKGSSSSSEDSSDEDEDDNSAGSDQDRDYKILGKAKEKTVKVLEEEDEVPKSGLLSLPFMRRGLEKRKEAAVEEANLAFHEYEDSLKKLENTGGSEDLKAASTSGRRVFGMAKAQMSDTSNKVKSDNCYDGSDSEDDLGISKSGNIENEGSDLLHTDVNKDLVVIQDDTDTHRESVFKNIDEIIKNPGPKTTYDVSIFVSDTWKKQAKNKNEDMTIKKSPKLTELDMQAIKVTEKEFGEDSDTDCEGQMVDGILSSVSKVPYELPSQEELIRQAFAGDDVDDDFEKDKQEILNEENPEPEKPLLLPGWGQWTHVQQKKGLPSWMLKKHEDAQKKRAEALKKRKDAQLKNVIISEKIDKKAEKLHTKSLPYPFTSQEVFEQSMRVPIGPEFNPATAIGPLNRPEVVKRPGVIIKPIEFEEVNPHEKTEQRSGGDKRKFKKNKVNADNPMKKGKVGRKS, encoded by the exons ATGACAGAGAAGAAGCGGAAGGAGAGGGACGAAGGCAACCGCCAAAGACTGAAGCCGAAGAAGAAGCCAAACACTCAATGGAAGAAGAGAGGCCCTCGTTTGCCCTCATCTCTTCAGAAACAGCTCCACCGTTTAAACCCCACCACTTCCTTCGACAGCGTCGATTCCGATGACGACAATGACGTTTACGAGTACGAGGAAGAACGGGCTGAGGAGGAGTCCAAGAAAAACAAGCGTTACGACCCTGCATCCGTCGACGATGACCTTGCTCAAGATATtgag GATGAGAATGTGCAATCTGATGATGAAAGTGAGGATGATGATTACACCGGGACAAAGAGGAATGAAAATGCTCCAAGTGACGATTCTGGAGAGGAAGACGATGATAGGCATGCAAGGATGCTACAAGCAATTACTGGCATGCCGAGTGAGGCTTTTGAAG agaataagaagaaaaagaaggtgaTGAAGGACACTGTTATACCAGAGCTATATCCAGAGTCTGAATATAATCCTAGTCGTGATGTTGTGGATGGTGACGGACGCATTAGCATAGAAGACCTACTGAATCCTCTTCGTGAAAAATCTGGTTATGGAAAACTTAGGAAGAGATATCAACAAATTGAGAAGAATGCTAAAATTATTCATGTGCCACTTTCAAAGGCAGTTCAAGCTAAGGTAGAGAGGAAGGCAGCATATGAAATATCAAAGAAAGATGTCACCAAGTGGCAGCATATTATTCAGAGAAATAGAGAGGCCCCAACTATTTTCTTTgatgaaaatgtaaatttaGGGTTTTCAACTGTAGGAGCAATAGCTTCTGAATTTGAACCCAGAACTGAATTTGAGAAGAAAATTGCTGCACTAGTTTATGATGAGGAAGTTATGGAAGCTCATAAAAAGGATGGTTCTAAGCTTCTTGAAATGAACAAG GTCTCTATTGAAGATGAGAAGGATAGGCAAAATCGGATTGCTAAAATGCGGAGCCTTCTTTTTCGTCATGAAATGAAGGCAAAGCATATTAAAAAGATTAAGTCTAGAACATTTCATCGTTTGTTGAAGAAAGATAGATTAAAGGCAGAAGCTTCTCAGATGCAAATGGACCCTGAAGCTGCTAAAGAATATGCCATGAAACAAGAGCGTCAAAGGGCTGAG GAACGCATGACGCTGAAACACAAAAACCATAATCCGTGGGCTGCACGTATTATCCAGCGTGGTTTACATAACCAAGATGAAGGAACTCGTGCTGCCATACATGAACAACTTCAAAGGCATGCTGAATTGACTAGAAAAATGAAGTCTATGAAGGGTAGCAGCAGTAGCAGTGAAGATAGCAGTGATGAGGATGAGGATGACAACTCTGCTGGTTCTGATCAGGATAGGGATTACAAGATTTTGGGAAAAGCTAAAGAAAAAACAGTGAAAGTGTTGGAGGAAGAGGATGAAGTTCCCAAATCAGGATTGCTTTCTTTGCCTTTTATG AGGCGTGGAttggagaaaagaaaagaggcaGCTGTTGAAGAAGCCAACCTTGCTTTCCACGAATATGAAGATTCCTTGAAGAAGTTGGAGAATACTGGTGGCTCAGAAGATCTGAAAGCTGCTTCTACCAGTGGCAGAAGAGTATTTGGAATGGCTAAAGCCCAGATGTCTGATACCAGTAATAAGGTAAAATCAGATAATTGCTATGATGGCAGTGATAGTGAGGATGACTTGGGGATCAGCAAAAGTGGCAATATAGAGAATGAGGGAAGCGACCTTTTGCATACGGATGTAAACAAGGATTTGGTTGTAATTCAAGATGACACTGATACTCACCGGGAATCAGTTTTTAAG AATATTGATGAGATTATTAAAAATCCTGGGCCAAAAACTACATATGATGTTTCCATATTTGTTTCAGATACATGGAAAAAg CaggcaaaaaacaaaaatgaagacATGACTATCAAGAAGTCTCCGAAGCTTACAGAACTAGATATGCAAGCTATAAAA GTTACTGAAAAGGAATTTGGAGAGGATAGTGATACAGATTGTGAAGGACAGATGGTGGATGGAATTCTGTCTTCTGTTTCTAAAGTACCTTATGAACTTCCTTCTCAAGAGGAGCTCATTCGGCAAGCTTTTGCTGGGGATGATGTAGATGATgattttgaaaaagataagcAGGAGATCCTCAACGAAGAAAATCCTGAGCCAGAGAAGCCTCTATTACTTCCTGGCTGGGGCCAGTGGACACATGTACAGCAAAAGAAAGGTTTACCATCTTGGATGCTGAAAAAACATGAAGATGCCCAGAAAAAAAGGGCAGAAGCCCTCAAAAAAAGGAAGGATGCTCAGCtaaaaaatgtgattatatCTGAGAAGATAGACAAGAAG GCTGAGAAACTACATACTAAATCATTGCCATACCCTTTTACTTCCCAAGAGGTCTTTGAACAGAGCATGCGTGTGCCCATCGGACCTGAATTTAATCCAGCAACTGCAATTGGTCCTCTTAACCGGCCGGAA GTGGTGAAGAGACCAGGTGTTATTATAAAACCAATAGAGTTCGAAGAAGTGAATCCTCATGAAAAAACAGAGCAACGGAGTGGAGGAGATAAGCGtaagtttaagaaaaataaagtcaaTGCTGACAATCCCATGAAAAAGGGGAAGGTGGGACGAAAAAGTTAA
- the LOC114399809 gene encoding NADH dehydrogenase [ubiquinone] iron-sulfur protein 5-B-like, whose product MASGWGITGNKGRCYDFWMDFSECMSRCREPKDCAFLREDYLECLHHSKEFQRRNRIYKEEQRKLRAATRKGQEDGVNEHHH is encoded by the exons atggcgTCGGGCTGGGGAATTACCGGAAACAAAGGTCGCTGCTACGATTTCTGGATGGATTTCAGCGAGTGCATGTCTCGCTGCCGTGAGCCCAAGGACTGTGCTTTTCTCCGCGAAGACTACCTCGAGTGCCTCCACCATTCCAAAGAG TTTCAACGACGAAACCGGATTTACAAGGAGGAGCAGCGCAAACTAAGGGCTGCTACCAGGAAAGGCCAGGAGGATGGGGTTAATGAACATCATCATTAG